Genomic segment of Sodaliphilus pleomorphus:
GTGTGGATGGGCACTCACGACGAGATGCTGGCCCGGCTCGAGGCGAAACTCAAGCAGGGCTACGGTTGCGTGAAACTCAAGATAGGCGCCATCGACTTTGAGCGCGAGCTCGACCTCATCGCCCACATCAGAGAGCGTTTCACACCCGAGCAAGTGGAGCTGCGCGTCGACGCCAACGGCGGTTTCACCCCGGCCTGTGCCCTCAAGCGCCTCGAGGCCCTGGCCCCGTACGGCATCCACTCGATCGAGCAGCCCGTCATGGCTGGCCAGTGGCAGGTGATGGCCCGGTTGTGCCAAGACTCGCCCGTGCCCATCGCACTCGACGAGGAACTCATAGGGGTGAACACGCGAGAGCGCAAAATCGAGCTGCTCGACACCATCAAGCCCCGCTACATCATCTTGAAACCCTCGCTGCACGGCGGCATTGCCGGCACACAGGAATGGGTGCAGCTGGCCACCGAACGCGGCACAGGCAGCTGGATAACCAGCGCCCTCGAGAGCAACGTGGGGCTCAACGCCATCGCCCAACTTGCCGCCCACATCTACGGGCCCCACATCGAAATGCCGCAAGGACTGGGCACCGGACTGCTCTATACCGACAACATCGCGATGCCACTTGAAATAAAAGGAGACTGCCTATGGACCTCGATACATTCATAGCCGAGTGGAACAACCCAAGCGACCGCGTGCTCGTGCACACCAGCGGCTCGACCGGCAAGCCCAAGCCCATGATGGTGGAAAAAAGGCGCATGGCCTGCAGCGCCCGCATCACGTGCCGCTTTCTGGGCCTGCAACGCGGCGACACAGCCCTGCTGTGCATGCCGCTCGACTACATTGCCGGCAAGATGGTGGTGGTGCGCAGCCTCGTGGCCGGGCTCAAGCTCATCGCCGTGCCCCCCAGCGGTCACCCGCTGGCCACAGTGAGCCAGCACATCAATTTTGCCGCCATGGTGCCCCTGCAAGTCGTCAACTCGCTGCAAGAGCCCCAGGAGCGGGCGCGGCTCGAGGCCATCGACCACCTCATCATAGGCGGCGGTGCCATCGACGACAGCCTGGCCCGCGAGCTCAAGCAGTTTCCACGGGCCGTGTGGAGCACCTACGGCATGACCGAGACCCTGTCGCACATCGCCCTGAGGCGGCTCAGCGGCCCGCAGGCCAGCCAGTGGTACACCCCCTTTGAGAGCGTGACCGTGGGGCTCGACAGCCGCGGTTGCCTCACCATCGATGCCCCGCAGGTGTGCCCTGCCCCGCTCACGACCAACGACCGCGCCATTGTCGAGAACGGCAGGTTCAAGATACTGGGTCGCATCGACAACGTGATCGACACCGGCGGCATCAAGGTGCAAATCGAGGAGGTGGAGCACCTGCTCAAGCCCCACTTGAAGGCCCCCTTCATCATTTCGAAGAAGAAAGACGCACGCCTGGGCGAGATGATAGTGCTGCTCACCCAGGACCCCGACACAGCCGCCGTCGAGGCCGCATGCCGGCTGGCCATAGCCAACCGCTACTGGCGCCCGCGGCGGGTGGTGCACATCGACAAGCTGCCCCTCACTGCCACCGGCAAGCCGGCACGCGCCCAGGCCGAGCGCTACTGCAACACGCTGTAGCACCCGTGCGCACACACTGATGGCATCGCAGTGCACTGGGCGGCACCCAGGGCAGGGATGGCGCCACTGCGGTAAACGGCAATTTATATACACAACCACAAAAAAAATACTGCACCAAAACGAAGATTTCTTGCCAAAAAAGTTGCAGATTATAAAAATTTACATTTCCTTTGTAAACAAATCATAATACTTGATAGAGATTAGGTATTTTATTTATGCAAATGAGATAACACAAGATATCCTATTTTATTAACTCTTTAAACAAAACATTATGAAGAAATCTTTACTTGCAATCGCTGCTCTTGCAATCGCTTTGACAGCAAGTGCCGCAACCACAATGGAGACCTCTACCCGCAGTTACACGCCCACCAATGCCAAGGTGAATGTGAACAGCCTGCGCAGCAATTCTCTTTTTGCTAAGAAAGCAAAGAAAGTGCGTGCCAAGGTTTCAAGTGCCAGCGACCTGGCAGGAACCTATATCGAGACCAACATCCCCATGGAGGGCTTCTATTCTGCAGGCACTACCACAGTGACCGCAACAGGCGACTCGATCACCTTCAAGAACTTTGCAGGCATCAGCGATAACTATTCATTCGACGTGAAAGCCAAGGTCGACGTTGCCAACGGCACCTTCACTATTCCTTCGGGCACCAAACTGTACAAGAGCGGCTCAAGCTACGGAGACTGCCCGATGTATTGCATAAGCGTCGACGACCAAGGCAAGGTGAGTAAAACAACCGACCCCATCCAAGGCGTTATCAATGATGATGGCAGCATGGTTATCACCAGCCCGTGGGCATGCTTCATCGTCACTGGCCAATATGCCGGCTACTACTTCGGCGATCTTATGTTCCAAAGCAACTTCTTCAACAAGCCCAATGCCCGCATGACCTATAACCAA
This window contains:
- the menC gene encoding o-succinylbenzoate synthase, whose product is MMRITIDQRTLHFKQPAGTSRGVYTTRRSWLVTMSDGEHTGLGECAPLPRLSCDDLPHYGQVLRECCDEVARTGVIPTRDLSRYPSMLFGLETAMRHLQGGNIDCGHGRQLPVIYDTPFTRGEEGIPINGLVWMGTHDEMLARLEAKLKQGYGCVKLKIGAIDFERELDLIAHIRERFTPEQVELRVDANGGFTPACALKRLEALAPYGIHSIEQPVMAGQWQVMARLCQDSPVPIALDEELIGVNTRERKIELLDTIKPRYIILKPSLHGGIAGTQEWVQLATERGTGSWITSALESNVGLNAIAQLAAHIYGPHIEMPQGLGTGLLYTDNIAMPLEIKGDCLWTSIHS
- a CDS encoding AMP-binding protein — its product is MDLDTFIAEWNNPSDRVLVHTSGSTGKPKPMMVEKRRMACSARITCRFLGLQRGDTALLCMPLDYIAGKMVVVRSLVAGLKLIAVPPSGHPLATVSQHINFAAMVPLQVVNSLQEPQERARLEAIDHLIIGGGAIDDSLARELKQFPRAVWSTYGMTETLSHIALRRLSGPQASQWYTPFESVTVGLDSRGCLTIDAPQVCPAPLTTNDRAIVENGRFKILGRIDNVIDTGGIKVQIEEVEHLLKPHLKAPFIISKKKDARLGEMIVLLTQDPDTAAVEAACRLAIANRYWRPRRVVHIDKLPLTATGKPARAQAERYCNTL